The following are encoded together in the Ovis aries strain OAR_USU_Benz2616 breed Rambouillet chromosome X, ARS-UI_Ramb_v3.0, whole genome shotgun sequence genome:
- the TAF1 gene encoding transcription initiation factor TFIID subunit 1 isoform X9, with amino-acid sequence MSDTDSDEDSAGGGPFSLTGFLFGNINGAGQLEGESVLDDECKKHLAGLGALGLGSLITELTANEELTGTDAALVNDEGWVRSTEDAVDYSDINEVAEDESRRYQQTMGSLQPLCHADYDEDDYDADCEDIDCKLMPPPPPPPGPVKKDKDQDAIAGVSEDGEGIILPSIIAPSSLASEKVDFSSSSDSESEMGPQEAAQTESEDGKLTLPLAGIMQHDATKLLPSVTELFPEFRPGKVLRFLRLFGPGKNVPSVWRSARRKRKKKHRELIQEEQIQETECSVDSEVNQKSLWNYDYAPPPPPEQCLSDDEITMMAPVESKFSQSTGDTDKVTDTKPRVAEWRYGPARLWYDMLGVPEDGSGFDYGFKLRKMEQEPVMKCRMTDVSNTEYRIPEESSGTDLLADENFLMVTQLHWEDDIIWDGEDVKHKGTKPQRASLAGWLPSSMTRNAMAYNVQQGFAATLDDDKPWYSIFPIDNEELVYGRWEDNIIWDAQAMPRFLEPPILTLDPNDENLILEIPDEKEEATSNSPSKESKKESSLKKSRILLGKTGVIKEEPQQNMSQPEVKDPWNLSNDEYYYPKQQGLRGTFGGNIIQHSIPAVELRQPFFPTHMGPIKLRQFHRPPLKKYSFGALSQPGPHSVQPLLKHIKKKAKMREQERQASGGGEMFFMRTPQDLTGKDGDLILAEYSEENGPLMMQVGMATKIKNYYKRKPGKDPGAPDCKYGETVYCHTSPFLGSLHPGQLLQAFENNLFRAPIYLHKMPETDFLIIRTRQGYYIRELVDIFVVGQQCPLFEVPGPNSKRANTHIRDFLQVFIYRLFWKSKDRPRRIRMEDIKKAFPSHSESSIRKRLKLCADFKRTGMDSNWWVLKSDFRLPTEEEIRAMVSPEQCCAYYSMIAAEQRLKDAGYGEKSFFAPEEENEEDFQMKIDDEVRTAPWNTTRAFIAAMKGKCLLEVTGVADPTGCGEGFSYVKIPNKPTQQKDDKEPQPVKKTVTGTDADLRRLSLKNAKQLLRKFGVPEEEIKKLSRWEVIDVVRTMSTEQARSGEGPMSKFARGSRFSVAEHQERYKEECQRIFDLQNKVLSSTEILSTDTDSSSAEDSDFEEMGKNIENMLQNKKTSSQLSREREEQERKELQRMILAAGSAASGNNHRDDDTASVTSLNSSATGRCLKIYRTFRDEEGKEYVRCETVRKPAVIDAYVRIRTTKDEEFIRKFALFDEQHREEMRKERRRIQEQLRRLKRNQEKEKLKGPPEKKPKKMKERPDLKLKCGACGAIGHMRTNKFCPLYYQTNAPPSNPVAMTEEQEEELEKTVIHNDNEELIKVEGTKIVLGKQLIESADEVRRKSLVLKFPKQQLPPKKKRRVGTTVHCDYLNRPHKSIHRRRTDPMVTLSSILESIINDMRDLPNTYPFHTPVNAKVVKDYYKIITRPMDLQTLRENVRKRLYPSREEFREHLELIVKNSATYNGPKHSLTQISQSMLDLCDEKLKEKEDKLARLEKAINPLLDDDDQVAFSFILDNIVTQKMMAVPDSWPFHHPVNKKFVPDYYKVIVSPMDLETIRKNISKHKYQSRESFLDDVNLILANSVKYNGGSVVKNPPANAGDRRHKFDPWVGKIPWRNAWQPTPISLPGESHGQRSLADYSQWGCRELDMTEHSRMPA; translated from the exons ATTATGATGAGGATGACTATGATGCTGATTGTGAAGACATTGATTGCAAGTTGatgcctcctccacctccacctccaggaCCAGTGAAAAAGGATAAGGACCAGGATGCAATTGCTGGTG TGtctgaagatggagaaggcatCATCTTGCCCTCCATCATTGCCCCTTCCTCTTTGGCCTCAGAGAAAGTGGACTTCAGTAGTTCCTCTGACTCAGAATCTGAGATGGGACCTCAGGAAGCAGCACAGACAGAATCTGAGGATGGAAAGCTGACCCTACCATTGGCTGGGATTATGCAGCACGATGCCACCAAGCTGTTGCCGAGTGTCACAGAACTTTTCCCAGAATTTCGTCCTGGGAAG GTGTTGCGCTTCCTACGTCTTTTTGGACCAGGAAAGAATGTCCCATCTGTTTGGCGCAGTGCtcggagaaagaggaagaagaaacacCGTGAACTGATACAGGAAGAGCAGATCCAGGAGACAGAGTGCTCAGTAGACTCAGAAGTCAACCAGAAATCTTTGTGGAACTATGACTatgccccaccaccacctccagagCAGTGCCTCTCTGATGATGAA atCACAATGATGGCACCTGTGGAATCCAAGTTTTCTCAGTCAACTGGAGATACAGATAAAGTGACAGACACCAAACCAAGAGTGGCTGAGTGGCGTTATGGGCCTGCTCGACTGTGGTATGATATGCTAGGTGTCCCTGAAGATGGCAGTGGGTTTGACTATGGCTTCAAACTAAGAAAGATGGAACAGGAACCTGTGATGAAATGTAGAATGACGGACGTAAGCAACACG GAATACAGGATACCAGAGGAAAGCAGTGGCACCGATCTTCTGGCTGATGAAAACTTCCTGATGGTGACACAGCTGCATTGGGAGGATGATATCATCTGGGATGGGGAGGATGTCAAACACAAAGGGACAAAACCACAGCGTGCTAGCCTGGCAGGCTGGCTTCCTTCCAGCATGACTAGGAATGCTATGGCTTACAATGTTCAACAAG GTTTTGCAGCAACACTGGATGATGACAAGCCTTGGTACTCCATTTTTCCCATTGACAATGAGGAACTGGTATATGGACGCTGGGAGGACAATATCATTTGGGATGCTCAGGCCATGCCCCGGTTCTTGGAGCCTCCTATTTTGACACTTGATCCCAATGATGAGAACCTCATTTTGG AAATTCCAGATGAGAAGGAAGAGGCTACTTCTAACTCTCCCTCCAAGGAGAGTAAGAAAGAATCATCTCTGAAGAAGAGTCGAATTCTGTTAGGGAAAACAGGAGTCATCAAGGAGGAACCACAGCAG AACATGTCTCAACCAGAAGTGAAAGATCCATGGAATCTCTCCAATGATGAATATTACTACCCTAAGCAACAAGGTCTTCGAGGCACCTTTGGAGGAAATATTATTCAG CATTCAATTCCTGCTGTGGAGTTACGGCAGCCCTTCTTTCCTACCCACATGGGGCCCATCAAACTCCGGCAGTTCCATCGCCCACCTCTGAAGAAGTACTCTTTTGGGGCACTATCTCAACCAGGTCCCCACTCAGTCCAGCCCTTGCTAAAGCACATCAAAAAGAAGGCAAAG atgagagaacaagagagGCAAGCTTCAGGTGGTGGAGAGATGTTTTTCATGCGCACACCTCAGGACCTCACAGGCAAAGATGGAGATCTTATTCTTGCAGAATATAGTGAGGAAAACGGACCATTAATGATGCAAGTTGGCATGGCAACCAAGATAAAAAACTACTATAAGCGA AAACCCGGAAAAGATCCTGGAGCCCCAGATTGTAAATATGGAGAAACTGTTTACTGCCATACATCTCCTTTTCTAGGCTCACTCCATCCTGGACAATTGCTGCAG gcGTTTGAGAACAACCTTTTTCGTGCTCCAATTTATCTTCATAAGATGCCAGAAACTGACTTCCTTATCATTCGCACAAGACAAGGTTACTATATTCGGGAATTAGTGGATATTTTTGTGGTTGGCCAGCAGTGCCCTTTGTTTGAAGTTCCTGGGCCCAACTCGAAAAGGGCCAATACTCATATTCGAGactttctccag GTTTTTATTTACCGCCTATTCTGGAAGAGTAAAGATCGCCCACGACGGATCCGAATGGAAGATATAAAAAAAGCCTTTCCTTCTCATTCAGAAAGCAGCATCCGGAAGAGGCTAAAGCTCTGCGCTGACTTCAAACGCACAG GCATGGATTCAAACTGGTGGGTGCTGAAGTCTGATTTTCGTTTACCAACTGAAGAGGAGATCAGGGCTATGGTGTCTCCAGAGCAGTGCTGTGCTTATTACAGCATGATAGCTGCAGAGCAGCGACTCAAG GATGCTGGCTATGGTGAGAAGTCCTTTTTTGCtccagaagaggaaaatgaggaaGATTTCCAGATGAAGATTGATGATGAG GTTCGCACTGCTCCTTGGAACACCACACGGGCTTTCATTGCTGCCATGAAGGGCAAGTGTCTCCTGGAGGTGACTGGGGTGGCAGATCCCACAGGATGTGGTGAAGGATTCTCCTATGTGAAGATTCCAAACAAACCAACACAGCAGAAG GATGATAAGGAGCCTCAGCCAGTGAAGAAGACAGTGACAGGAACAGACGCAGACCTCCGTCGCCTTTCACTGAAAAATGCCAAGCAACTTCTACGTAAATTTGGTGTGCCTGAGGAAGAG ATTAAGAAGTTGTCCCGCTGGGAAGTGATCGATGTAGTACGCACAATGTCAACAGAACAAGCCCGCTCTGGAGAGGGACCCATGAGTAAATTTGCCCGTGGATCAAGGTTTTCTGTGGCTGAGCATCAAGAGCGTTACAAAGAGGAATGTCAGCGCATCTTTGACCTGCAGAACAA gGTTTTGTCATCAACTGAAATCTTATCAACTGACACAGACAGCAGCTCAGCTGAAGACAGTGACTTTGAGGAAATGGGAAAAAACATAGAGAACATGTTGCAGAATAAGAAAACCAGCTCTCAGCTGTCACGTGAACGGGAGGAGCAGGAACGGAAGGAACTACAGAGGATGATACTGG CAGCAGGCTCAGCAGCATCAGGAAACAATCACAGAGATGATGACACCGCTTCTGTGACAAGCCTTAATTCTTCTGCCACTGGCCGTTGTCTCAAGATTTATCGCACATTTCGAGATGAGGAGGGGAAAGAATATGTTCGCTGTGAGACGGTCCGAAAGCCAGCTGTCATTGATGCCTATGTGCGCATACGGACCACAAAAGACGAGGAATTTAT TCGAAAATTTGCCCTTTTTGATGAACAACATCGAGAAGAGATGCGAAAAGAACGGCGGAGGATTCAAGAGCAACTGAGGCGACTTAAGCGAAACCAAGAAAAGGAGAAGCTAAAGGGTCCTCCTGAGAagaagcccaaaaaaatgaaggagCGTCCTGACCTAAAA CTGAAATGTGGGGCTTGTGGTGCCATTGGGCACATGAGAACAAACAAATTCTGCCCTCTTTATTATCAAACAAATGCTCCCCCTTCCAACCCTGTTGCCATgacagaggagcaggaggaggagttgGAAAAGACAGTCATTCATAATGATAATGAGGAACTTATCAAGGTTGAAGGGACCAAGATTGTCCTAGGGAAACAGCTAATTGAGAG TGCAGATGAGGTTCGCAGAAAATCTTTGGTTCTCAAGTTCCCTAAGCAGCAACTTCCTCCCAAGAAGAAACGGCGAGTTGGAACTACTGTTCACTGTGACTATTTGAAT AGACCTCATAAGTCCATTCACCGGCGCCGGACAGACCCCATGGTGACATTGTCATCCATTTTGGAGTCTATCATCAATGACATGAGAGATCTTCCGAAT ACATACCCTTTCCACACTCCAGTCAATGCAAAGGTCGTAAAGGACTACTACAAGATCATCACCCGGCCAATGGACTTACAAACACTCCGTGAAAATGTGCGTAAACGCCTCTACCCATCTCGGGAAGAGTTCAGGGAGCATTTGGAGCTAATTGTGAAAAATAGTGCAACCTACAATG GGCCAAAGCACTCACTGACCCAGATCTCTCAATCAATGCTGGATCTCTGTGATGAAAAACTTAAAGAG AAAGAAGATAAATTGGCTCGTTTAGAGAAAGCAATCAACCCCTTGCTGGATGATGATGACCAAGtggcattttcttttattctggaCAACATTGTCACCCAGAAAATGATGGCAGTTCCAGAT TCTTGGCCGTTTCATCACCCAGTTAATAAGAAGTTTGTTCCAGATTATTACAAAGTAATTGTCAGTCCAATGGATTTAGAGACCATACGTAAA AATATCTCCAAGCACAAATATCAGAGTCGGGAGAGCTTTCTAGACGATGTCAACCTTATTCTGGCCAACAGTGTTAAATACAATG gtggctcagtggtaaagaatccacctgccaatgcaggagacaggagacacaagtttgatccttgggtcgggaagatcccctggaggaatgcatggcaacccactccaatatccttgcctggagaatcccatggacagaggagcctggcggactacagtcaatggggttgcagagagttggacatgactgagcactcacgcATGCCCGCATAG
- the TAF1 gene encoding transcription initiation factor TFIID subunit 1 isoform X24, whose amino-acid sequence MSDTDSDEDSAGGGPFSLTGFLFGNINGAGQLEGESVLDDECKKHLAGLGALGLGSLITELTANEELTGTDAALVNDEGWVRSTEDAVDYSDINEVAEDESRRYQQTMGSLQPLCHADYDEDDYDADCEDIDCKLMPPPPPPPGPVKKDKDQDAIAGEKVDFSSSSDSESEMGPQEAAQTESEDGKLTLPLAGIMQHDATKLLPSVTELFPEFRPGKVLRFLRLFGPGKNVPSVWRSARRKRKKKHRELIQEEQIQETECSVDSEVNQKSLWNYDYAPPPPPEQCLSDDEITMMAPVESKFSQSTGDTDKVTDTKPRVAEWRYGPARLWYDMLGVPEDGSGFDYGFKLRKMEQEPVMKCRMTDVSNTEYRIPEESSGTDLLADENFLMVTQLHWEDDIIWDGEDVKHKGTKPQRASLAGWLPSSMTRNAMAYNVQQGFAATLDDDKPWYSIFPIDNEELVYGRWEDNIIWDAQAMPRFLEPPILTLDPNDENLILEIPDEKEEATSNSPSKESKKESSLKKSRILLGKTGVIKEEPQQNMSQPEVKDPWNLSNDEYYYPKQQGLRGTFGGNIIQHSIPAVELRQPFFPTHMGPIKLRQFHRPPLKKYSFGALSQPGPHSVQPLLKHIKKKAKMREQERQASGGGEMFFMRTPQDLTGKDGDLILAEYSEENGPLMMQVGMATKIKNYYKRKPGKDPGAPDCKYGETVYCHTSPFLGSLHPGQLLQAFENNLFRAPIYLHKMPETDFLIIRTRQGYYIRELVDIFVVGQQCPLFEVPGPNSKRANTHIRDFLQVFIYRLFWKSKDRPRRIRMEDIKKAFPSHSESSIRKRLKLCADFKRTGMDSNWWVLKSDFRLPTEEEIRAMVSPEQCCAYYSMIAAEQRLKDAGYGEKSFFAPEEENEEDFQMKIDDEVRTAPWNTTRAFIAAMKGKCLLEVTGVADPTGCGEGFSYVKIPNKPTQQKDDKEPQPVKKTVTGTDADLRRLSLKNAKQLLRKFGVPEEEIKKLSRWEVIDVVRTMSTEQARSGEGPMSKFARGSRFSVAEHQERYKEECQRIFDLQNKVLSSTEILSTDTDSSSAEDSDFEEMGKNIENMLQNKKTSSQLSREREEQERKELQRMILAGSAASGNNHRDDDTASVTSLNSSATGRCLKIYRTFRDEEGKEYVRCETVRKPAVIDAYVRIRTTKDEEFIRKFALFDEQHREEMRKERRRIQEQLRRLKRNQEKEKLKGPPEKKPKKMKERPDLKLKCGACGAIGHMRTNKFCPLYYQTNAPPSNPVAMTEEQEEELEKTVIHNDNEELIKVEGTKIVLGKQLIESADEVRRKSLVLKFPKQQLPPKKKRRVGTTVHCDYLNRPHKSIHRRRTDPMVTLSSILESIINDMRDLPNTYPFHTPVNAKVVKDYYKIITRPMDLQTLRENVRKRLYPSREEFREHLELIVKNSATYNGPKHSLTQISQSMLDLCDEKLKEKEDKLARLEKAINPLLDDDDQVAFSFILDNIVTQKMMAVPDSWPFHHPVNKKFVPDYYKVIVSPMDLETIRKNISKHKYQSRESFLDDVNLILANSVKYNGDLGLIPGLGRSPGEFHG is encoded by the exons ATTATGATGAGGATGACTATGATGCTGATTGTGAAGACATTGATTGCAAGTTGatgcctcctccacctccacctccaggaCCAGTGAAAAAGGATAAGGACCAGGATGCAATTGCTGGTG AGAAAGTGGACTTCAGTAGTTCCTCTGACTCAGAATCTGAGATGGGACCTCAGGAAGCAGCACAGACAGAATCTGAGGATGGAAAGCTGACCCTACCATTGGCTGGGATTATGCAGCACGATGCCACCAAGCTGTTGCCGAGTGTCACAGAACTTTTCCCAGAATTTCGTCCTGGGAAG GTGTTGCGCTTCCTACGTCTTTTTGGACCAGGAAAGAATGTCCCATCTGTTTGGCGCAGTGCtcggagaaagaggaagaagaaacacCGTGAACTGATACAGGAAGAGCAGATCCAGGAGACAGAGTGCTCAGTAGACTCAGAAGTCAACCAGAAATCTTTGTGGAACTATGACTatgccccaccaccacctccagagCAGTGCCTCTCTGATGATGAA atCACAATGATGGCACCTGTGGAATCCAAGTTTTCTCAGTCAACTGGAGATACAGATAAAGTGACAGACACCAAACCAAGAGTGGCTGAGTGGCGTTATGGGCCTGCTCGACTGTGGTATGATATGCTAGGTGTCCCTGAAGATGGCAGTGGGTTTGACTATGGCTTCAAACTAAGAAAGATGGAACAGGAACCTGTGATGAAATGTAGAATGACGGACGTAAGCAACACG GAATACAGGATACCAGAGGAAAGCAGTGGCACCGATCTTCTGGCTGATGAAAACTTCCTGATGGTGACACAGCTGCATTGGGAGGATGATATCATCTGGGATGGGGAGGATGTCAAACACAAAGGGACAAAACCACAGCGTGCTAGCCTGGCAGGCTGGCTTCCTTCCAGCATGACTAGGAATGCTATGGCTTACAATGTTCAACAAG GTTTTGCAGCAACACTGGATGATGACAAGCCTTGGTACTCCATTTTTCCCATTGACAATGAGGAACTGGTATATGGACGCTGGGAGGACAATATCATTTGGGATGCTCAGGCCATGCCCCGGTTCTTGGAGCCTCCTATTTTGACACTTGATCCCAATGATGAGAACCTCATTTTGG AAATTCCAGATGAGAAGGAAGAGGCTACTTCTAACTCTCCCTCCAAGGAGAGTAAGAAAGAATCATCTCTGAAGAAGAGTCGAATTCTGTTAGGGAAAACAGGAGTCATCAAGGAGGAACCACAGCAG AACATGTCTCAACCAGAAGTGAAAGATCCATGGAATCTCTCCAATGATGAATATTACTACCCTAAGCAACAAGGTCTTCGAGGCACCTTTGGAGGAAATATTATTCAG CATTCAATTCCTGCTGTGGAGTTACGGCAGCCCTTCTTTCCTACCCACATGGGGCCCATCAAACTCCGGCAGTTCCATCGCCCACCTCTGAAGAAGTACTCTTTTGGGGCACTATCTCAACCAGGTCCCCACTCAGTCCAGCCCTTGCTAAAGCACATCAAAAAGAAGGCAAAG atgagagaacaagagagGCAAGCTTCAGGTGGTGGAGAGATGTTTTTCATGCGCACACCTCAGGACCTCACAGGCAAAGATGGAGATCTTATTCTTGCAGAATATAGTGAGGAAAACGGACCATTAATGATGCAAGTTGGCATGGCAACCAAGATAAAAAACTACTATAAGCGA AAACCCGGAAAAGATCCTGGAGCCCCAGATTGTAAATATGGAGAAACTGTTTACTGCCATACATCTCCTTTTCTAGGCTCACTCCATCCTGGACAATTGCTGCAG gcGTTTGAGAACAACCTTTTTCGTGCTCCAATTTATCTTCATAAGATGCCAGAAACTGACTTCCTTATCATTCGCACAAGACAAGGTTACTATATTCGGGAATTAGTGGATATTTTTGTGGTTGGCCAGCAGTGCCCTTTGTTTGAAGTTCCTGGGCCCAACTCGAAAAGGGCCAATACTCATATTCGAGactttctccag GTTTTTATTTACCGCCTATTCTGGAAGAGTAAAGATCGCCCACGACGGATCCGAATGGAAGATATAAAAAAAGCCTTTCCTTCTCATTCAGAAAGCAGCATCCGGAAGAGGCTAAAGCTCTGCGCTGACTTCAAACGCACAG GCATGGATTCAAACTGGTGGGTGCTGAAGTCTGATTTTCGTTTACCAACTGAAGAGGAGATCAGGGCTATGGTGTCTCCAGAGCAGTGCTGTGCTTATTACAGCATGATAGCTGCAGAGCAGCGACTCAAG GATGCTGGCTATGGTGAGAAGTCCTTTTTTGCtccagaagaggaaaatgaggaaGATTTCCAGATGAAGATTGATGATGAG GTTCGCACTGCTCCTTGGAACACCACACGGGCTTTCATTGCTGCCATGAAGGGCAAGTGTCTCCTGGAGGTGACTGGGGTGGCAGATCCCACAGGATGTGGTGAAGGATTCTCCTATGTGAAGATTCCAAACAAACCAACACAGCAGAAG GATGATAAGGAGCCTCAGCCAGTGAAGAAGACAGTGACAGGAACAGACGCAGACCTCCGTCGCCTTTCACTGAAAAATGCCAAGCAACTTCTACGTAAATTTGGTGTGCCTGAGGAAGAG ATTAAGAAGTTGTCCCGCTGGGAAGTGATCGATGTAGTACGCACAATGTCAACAGAACAAGCCCGCTCTGGAGAGGGACCCATGAGTAAATTTGCCCGTGGATCAAGGTTTTCTGTGGCTGAGCATCAAGAGCGTTACAAAGAGGAATGTCAGCGCATCTTTGACCTGCAGAACAA gGTTTTGTCATCAACTGAAATCTTATCAACTGACACAGACAGCAGCTCAGCTGAAGACAGTGACTTTGAGGAAATGGGAAAAAACATAGAGAACATGTTGCAGAATAAGAAAACCAGCTCTCAGCTGTCACGTGAACGGGAGGAGCAGGAACGGAAGGAACTACAGAGGATGATACTGG CAGGCTCAGCAGCATCAGGAAACAATCACAGAGATGATGACACCGCTTCTGTGACAAGCCTTAATTCTTCTGCCACTGGCCGTTGTCTCAAGATTTATCGCACATTTCGAGATGAGGAGGGGAAAGAATATGTTCGCTGTGAGACGGTCCGAAAGCCAGCTGTCATTGATGCCTATGTGCGCATACGGACCACAAAAGACGAGGAATTTAT TCGAAAATTTGCCCTTTTTGATGAACAACATCGAGAAGAGATGCGAAAAGAACGGCGGAGGATTCAAGAGCAACTGAGGCGACTTAAGCGAAACCAAGAAAAGGAGAAGCTAAAGGGTCCTCCTGAGAagaagcccaaaaaaatgaaggagCGTCCTGACCTAAAA CTGAAATGTGGGGCTTGTGGTGCCATTGGGCACATGAGAACAAACAAATTCTGCCCTCTTTATTATCAAACAAATGCTCCCCCTTCCAACCCTGTTGCCATgacagaggagcaggaggaggagttgGAAAAGACAGTCATTCATAATGATAATGAGGAACTTATCAAGGTTGAAGGGACCAAGATTGTCCTAGGGAAACAGCTAATTGAGAG TGCAGATGAGGTTCGCAGAAAATCTTTGGTTCTCAAGTTCCCTAAGCAGCAACTTCCTCCCAAGAAGAAACGGCGAGTTGGAACTACTGTTCACTGTGACTATTTGAAT AGACCTCATAAGTCCATTCACCGGCGCCGGACAGACCCCATGGTGACATTGTCATCCATTTTGGAGTCTATCATCAATGACATGAGAGATCTTCCGAAT ACATACCCTTTCCACACTCCAGTCAATGCAAAGGTCGTAAAGGACTACTACAAGATCATCACCCGGCCAATGGACTTACAAACACTCCGTGAAAATGTGCGTAAACGCCTCTACCCATCTCGGGAAGAGTTCAGGGAGCATTTGGAGCTAATTGTGAAAAATAGTGCAACCTACAATG GGCCAAAGCACTCACTGACCCAGATCTCTCAATCAATGCTGGATCTCTGTGATGAAAAACTTAAAGAG AAAGAAGATAAATTGGCTCGTTTAGAGAAAGCAATCAACCCCTTGCTGGATGATGATGACCAAGtggcattttcttttattctggaCAACATTGTCACCCAGAAAATGATGGCAGTTCCAGAT TCTTGGCCGTTTCATCACCCAGTTAATAAGAAGTTTGTTCCAGATTATTACAAAGTAATTGTCAGTCCAATGGATTTAGAGACCATACGTAAA AATATCTCCAAGCACAAATATCAGAGTCGGGAGAGCTTTCTAGACGATGTCAACCTTATTCTGGCCAACAGTGTTAAATACAATG